From the Synergistaceae bacterium DZ-S4 genome, one window contains:
- a CDS encoding EAL domain-containing protein, whose product MSGRTGAAVKSFFLIVLGVFIFQALFANASGAAEDQLLKIRVGYSTHERSAHISPENNEYGYSYDYLQEISQYYNWELEFAPGTEKESLERLSDGRVDIISHVHYNDEIKDLVDYSTRESGSCRVGLYVLKSRESISPDDLSSFNGKRIGVFAPIRQVQILKRSISDSGATTDLVKFDTAGKLIEALKEGSVDGALISGNNIPGDLKLIKAFPEQPFYFAVAEGNRELLLKIDSAMQNIMLMDPSFRNDLFKKHYGKNLAWESILTLKEKEFIEQSPVLVVSYDPGWQPFEYYDKRNKQMAGINSEILKLVEEYTGLKMKISHSPSWNEALRRMRDGEIDILTGVNRSFIWGAKNNFRLTKAFLNAPIVMVMNRKSGNIEEKIALPRDYFLSEVVESFHKFDDTVYLASQEECFDALVHNKVSATFANSYVANYLISLPHYSSLYTINYGELNEEVSFGISKRCDPILVSIINKAINSIPEEAINGIIIRHSYSRGKVSFIDMIYEHHVELAKGITLLLILLVIGTTMVAISKSIDKKHLKKLLYYDSLTGFKNYNSFKEEVPGIIKENPGVNFAMLFIDIVEFKFINSSFGYEEGDRVLKKVASALEKVLEGSRETFARVTADHFVILLSYEKFKSIDIRIKILFGELENLTSKGEKGYSLIFNGGVYLIEDREISVDAAVDNATFAKNTIKQKHKTAYAYYDRKILSRINKEKEIESSMREALRNGEFMPYFQPKVDCYTGRPVGAEALVRWIKPDGEIVLPDLFIPYFEKSGFITKIDMYMFGEVCRTLRKWKDEGRKPLPLSCNFSYLDIAGSNFTKYLKIMSQRHDVPPDMLELELTESVAAQHIDLVKSRGRELSDYGFRLSIDDFGSGYSSLSLLQMLEIDVLKLDRDFVQRGLLGKLSHDLVEGLVNAFKQNSMQVVFEGIETEEQLDFVKSFGCSIVQGYYYSKPLSLSEFEEKYLN is encoded by the coding sequence ATGTCAGGAAGGACCGGAGCAGCAGTCAAAAGCTTTTTCCTGATAGTGCTTGGAGTATTTATTTTCCAGGCCCTCTTCGCCAACGCGTCCGGAGCTGCAGAAGATCAGCTGCTGAAGATACGGGTGGGATACTCCACGCACGAGAGATCCGCCCACATATCGCCAGAAAACAACGAATACGGCTACAGCTATGACTATCTTCAGGAGATCTCACAATACTACAACTGGGAGCTGGAATTCGCCCCCGGAACTGAAAAGGAGTCCCTCGAGAGGCTCTCGGACGGCCGGGTCGACATTATCAGCCATGTCCATTACAACGACGAGATCAAGGATCTTGTCGATTATTCTACAAGGGAATCGGGTTCATGCAGAGTGGGGCTATATGTACTCAAGAGCAGGGAAAGCATCTCACCGGATGACTTAAGTTCGTTCAACGGGAAACGTATCGGGGTGTTTGCCCCGATAAGACAAGTCCAGATCCTGAAAAGAAGCATATCTGATTCCGGAGCAACGACGGATCTGGTGAAATTCGATACGGCGGGAAAGCTCATAGAGGCATTGAAAGAGGGTTCGGTCGACGGGGCCCTGATCTCAGGGAACAACATCCCGGGGGATCTTAAATTAATCAAGGCCTTTCCCGAACAGCCCTTCTATTTTGCCGTAGCTGAGGGCAACAGGGAGCTGCTTCTGAAGATCGACAGCGCTATGCAGAACATTATGCTCATGGACCCCTCCTTCAGAAACGACCTTTTTAAAAAACATTACGGGAAGAACCTGGCATGGGAATCCATCCTCACTTTGAAGGAAAAGGAGTTCATCGAACAGTCTCCCGTGCTTGTCGTCTCCTACGACCCCGGGTGGCAGCCTTTCGAGTATTACGACAAGCGGAACAAGCAAATGGCGGGGATAAACTCGGAAATATTGAAACTTGTTGAGGAGTACACGGGACTGAAAATGAAAATTAGCCATTCCCCCTCCTGGAACGAAGCGCTCCGGAGGATGCGCGACGGAGAGATCGACATTCTCACAGGCGTGAACAGGAGCTTCATCTGGGGGGCGAAAAACAACTTCAGGCTGACAAAGGCGTTTCTGAATGCCCCGATAGTGATGGTGATGAACAGAAAGAGCGGCAACATAGAAGAGAAGATCGCCCTTCCGAGGGACTATTTCCTCTCTGAAGTCGTAGAGTCCTTCCACAAATTTGACGATACCGTATATCTCGCATCTCAGGAAGAGTGCTTTGACGCCCTTGTACATAACAAAGTATCGGCTACCTTCGCAAATTCATACGTTGCAAATTATCTCATCAGCCTTCCCCACTACAGCAGCCTCTACACGATCAACTACGGAGAACTTAACGAAGAGGTCTCTTTCGGCATCTCCAAAAGATGCGACCCGATACTCGTATCAATAATAAACAAGGCTATCAACTCTATCCCGGAAGAGGCTATAAACGGGATCATTATCAGACACAGCTACAGCAGGGGCAAGGTATCCTTCATTGACATGATATATGAACACCATGTGGAGCTGGCAAAGGGGATCACCCTCCTGCTCATCCTGCTGGTCATCGGGACAACGATGGTCGCAATTTCGAAATCCATTGACAAGAAGCACCTTAAAAAGCTGCTCTACTATGACTCCCTGACCGGATTCAAAAACTACAACAGTTTTAAAGAGGAAGTCCCTGGTATCATAAAGGAAAACCCGGGTGTCAATTTTGCAATGCTTTTTATCGACATAGTAGAGTTCAAGTTCATAAACAGCTCGTTCGGCTACGAAGAGGGCGACAGAGTCCTTAAAAAGGTCGCTTCTGCACTGGAAAAGGTGCTCGAGGGCTCAAGGGAGACTTTCGCAAGGGTGACGGCAGACCATTTCGTCATACTCCTCAGCTATGAAAAGTTCAAATCGATAGACATAAGGATAAAGATCCTGTTCGGCGAACTGGAGAATCTCACTTCAAAGGGAGAAAAGGGCTATAGCCTGATATTCAACGGAGGGGTCTACCTTATTGAGGACCGCGAAATTTCTGTAGACGCTGCAGTGGATAACGCAACGTTCGCCAAGAACACTATCAAACAGAAGCACAAGACAGCTTATGCTTACTACGACAGGAAAATACTGAGCAGGATCAACAAGGAAAAAGAGATAGAGTCGTCAATGAGGGAGGCGCTGAGAAATGGCGAATTCATGCCCTATTTCCAGCCAAAGGTCGACTGTTACACCGGCAGACCTGTAGGAGCGGAGGCCCTCGTGAGGTGGATAAAGCCAGATGGAGAGATCGTACTTCCCGACCTTTTCATACCCTATTTTGAAAAGAGCGGCTTCATTACTAAGATAGACATGTACATGTTCGGCGAGGTCTGCAGGACCCTCAGGAAATGGAAGGATGAGGGCAGGAAGCCGTTGCCCCTTTCATGCAACTTTTCATATCTGGACATAGCTGGAAGCAACTTCACAAAATACCTGAAGATCATGTCTCAGCGGCACGACGTTCCGCCGGACATGCTCGAGCTCGAATTGACCGAGTCGGTCGCGGCGCAGCATATCGACCTGGTGAAGTCGCGCGGCAGGGAATTGTCAGACTATGGATTCAGGCTTTCGATCGACGATTTCGGGTCAGGGTATTCATCCCTTTCGCTTCTCCAGATGCTTGAGATCGACGTCCTGAAGCTCGACAGAGATTTCGTACAGAGGGGGCTTTTGGGCAAACTCTCGCATGACCTGGTCGAAGGGCTGGTAAACGCATTCAAACAGAACTCGATGCAGGTCGTCTTTGAGGGGATAGAGACCGAAGAACAGCTCGATTTCGTAAAGAGTTTCGGATGCAGCATCGTTCAGGGCTATTACTATTCAAAGCCCTTGTCGCTCAGTGAATTCGAAGAAAAATATCTGAACTGA
- a CDS encoding glycerate kinase, with translation MTETGKRKDAADIFLRAVNDMLPDSAVKKALSTGLPGSDMILIGIGKASWTMAKAAAEELGARIRGGAIITKYGHSRGPIPGIEIYEAGHPLPDIETLRATERILEITGNLEAGQTVLFLVSGGGSSLFEKPLPGLSLQSLTDITSALLLGGASIDELNTVRKHLSSVKGGRFALHCAPAKIYQITLSDVLGDRLDMIAAGPASSDPSTSEDALYVLEKYGIKVHEEILSAPGSETPKSLDNVTFRMAGNIAGLCRAGKRSAENCGYLTDIVTERLEGEAEQAGRNVARYALDEFVKYGPGFKRCLIWGGETTVRVTGGGKGGRSQELALAAAEQISGKKGIVILSAGSDGTDGPTDAAGGIVDGSTWEKIRAAGCDPMKMLKDNDSYTALEAAGALFKPGPTGTNVNDLVIALA, from the coding sequence ATGACGGAAACCGGGAAGCGAAAAGACGCAGCTGACATATTCCTGCGGGCAGTCAATGACATGCTGCCGGACTCAGCGGTAAAAAAAGCCCTCTCCACAGGTCTGCCCGGCAGCGATATGATCCTCATCGGCATCGGGAAAGCCTCGTGGACCATGGCAAAGGCCGCGGCGGAAGAACTCGGGGCACGGATCAGAGGCGGCGCAATAATCACAAAATACGGACACTCCCGCGGACCCATCCCGGGAATAGAGATTTATGAGGCCGGGCACCCGCTTCCGGACATAGAAACGCTCAGGGCGACAGAGAGGATACTGGAGATCACCGGAAACCTTGAAGCTGGACAAACAGTTCTTTTCCTGGTCTCGGGAGGAGGATCCTCACTCTTCGAAAAACCTCTTCCCGGGCTCTCGCTTCAGTCGTTGACAGATATAACTTCGGCACTGCTCCTTGGAGGAGCGAGTATCGACGAACTCAATACCGTAAGGAAACACCTGTCGTCAGTAAAGGGTGGAAGGTTCGCCCTTCACTGCGCGCCGGCAAAAATATACCAGATAACTCTTTCGGACGTATTGGGCGACAGGCTTGACATGATAGCTGCCGGGCCTGCGTCATCTGATCCCTCGACATCGGAAGATGCGCTGTATGTACTTGAAAAGTACGGGATAAAGGTCCATGAGGAGATCCTTTCCGCACCGGGATCCGAGACCCCAAAATCTCTGGACAATGTCACATTTCGGATGGCAGGCAACATAGCCGGTCTCTGCCGGGCTGGAAAGAGGTCTGCAGAAAACTGCGGCTACCTGACTGACATAGTTACGGAGAGGCTTGAGGGAGAAGCTGAACAGGCAGGACGGAATGTTGCCAGATATGCGCTTGATGAGTTCGTTAAGTACGGCCCCGGCTTTAAAAGGTGTCTGATATGGGGGGGAGAGACCACCGTAAGGGTGACCGGCGGCGGAAAAGGCGGAAGAAGCCAGGAGCTCGCGCTTGCAGCGGCAGAGCAGATCTCCGGGAAGAAAGGCATAGTGATCCTCTCCGCAGGTTCAGACGGTACGGACGGTCCCACAGACGCCGCCGGGGGCATAGTTGACGGCTCAACATGGGAAAAGATCCGTGCTGCGGGCTGCGACCCCATGAAGATGCTTAAGGACAACGACTCTTACACCGCCCTGGAAGCGGCGGGAGCATTGTTCAAACCCGGTCCAACCGGCACGAATGTAAACGATTTAGTGATCGCCCTTGCTTAG
- a CDS encoding thiamine pyrophosphate-binding protein, producing MKGAQILLHMLKLHEIKHVFGLPGETTLGLYREWLKCPGITHILTHDERSAAFMAEAYAKVTGKVGVSEAPSPGAGHPVPGVIESFTGSVPTLCLTSDVPFNSDKKNMLSGFDQNSLYSAITKESILVTRAKDLPFLIRRAFRVAVSGRPGAVHMRIPMDVYEEEAEVSDLYPDPCMARWPYQRPIADLKQVVKAIELLAAAKRPVIVCGQGALVSDAGDEVAALAEMLNIPVGCTMTGKGTISERHPLSIRLVGARGGTSYSNRFLQTADLVFFIGSNTDSAGTDGWKLPLSAAGPKIISLNIDGVDASNSYRTEAVMVGDAKATLSYMLQRISESGIRGRAGNAAETAPAMAELDRSTEVPCKCTGIPINPIRFVKELEALLPEKSFVVVEPSMASIFSAAFLVQKRQGRMFVSNYTNGALGYSLPAAVGVAVAYPDSTVFAMGGDGSFHFNCGELETYSRLGLNIKMIVFQNDVFGWIKGETQHIYRSDFFATNFGKVDYAGVAKAFGVRSYKIDDPKNIMPVLKEAMEYSGPVLIEVPVPDETELVPPVPRWIESAEKNGIPCCY from the coding sequence ATGAAAGGCGCGCAGATCCTCCTCCATATGCTGAAGCTTCACGAGATAAAACATGTCTTTGGCCTGCCCGGAGAGACGACGCTCGGATTATACAGGGAATGGCTCAAATGCCCCGGTATTACTCACATACTGACACATGATGAGCGCTCGGCAGCCTTTATGGCAGAAGCTTACGCCAAAGTGACCGGCAAGGTCGGGGTGAGCGAAGCACCCAGTCCCGGTGCCGGCCATCCCGTTCCGGGAGTGATCGAGTCCTTCACAGGCTCAGTGCCGACGCTGTGCCTGACATCAGACGTTCCTTTCAACAGCGACAAGAAAAACATGCTCTCGGGATTTGACCAGAACAGCCTCTACAGCGCGATAACAAAGGAGAGCATCCTCGTCACGAGGGCTAAGGACCTGCCCTTTCTGATAAGAAGAGCCTTCAGAGTGGCAGTGAGCGGAAGGCCGGGTGCTGTCCACATGAGGATACCGATGGACGTCTATGAAGAAGAGGCCGAGGTCAGCGACCTCTATCCCGACCCATGCATGGCGAGGTGGCCTTACCAGCGTCCTATAGCGGATCTTAAGCAGGTAGTAAAGGCGATCGAGCTGCTTGCAGCGGCAAAAAGGCCCGTCATCGTATGCGGACAGGGCGCGCTTGTATCAGACGCAGGAGATGAAGTGGCAGCTCTTGCAGAGATGCTGAACATCCCTGTCGGCTGCACCATGACAGGGAAGGGAACTATCTCGGAAAGACATCCCCTCTCGATCCGCCTCGTGGGAGCCAGGGGGGGGACCAGTTATTCCAACAGGTTCCTTCAGACCGCGGATCTCGTATTTTTTATAGGCTCCAATACCGATTCAGCGGGGACCGACGGCTGGAAGCTGCCCCTTTCTGCAGCGGGACCAAAGATCATAAGCCTCAACATCGACGGCGTGGACGCATCGAACAGCTACAGAACAGAAGCAGTCATGGTCGGCGACGCAAAGGCCACACTGAGTTACATGCTCCAAAGGATAAGTGAGTCCGGGATCAGGGGCAGGGCCGGAAATGCCGCAGAGACAGCCCCCGCGATGGCGGAGCTCGACAGATCGACGGAGGTGCCGTGCAAATGCACCGGCATTCCGATAAACCCCATCCGTTTTGTGAAAGAACTGGAGGCGCTGCTTCCGGAAAAAAGCTTTGTAGTCGTTGAACCTTCGATGGCAAGCATATTCTCCGCGGCCTTCCTCGTCCAGAAAAGGCAGGGACGTATGTTTGTCTCAAACTACACAAACGGCGCATTGGGCTACTCTTTGCCGGCAGCAGTGGGAGTGGCTGTTGCATATCCCGACAGTACCGTCTTCGCGATGGGCGGTGACGGCAGTTTCCATTTCAACTGCGGCGAACTGGAGACATATTCAAGACTCGGGCTGAACATAAAAATGATCGTCTTCCAAAACGACGTTTTCGGTTGGATCAAGGGGGAGACGCAGCATATATACCGCTCGGACTTCTTCGCCACAAACTTCGGAAAGGTCGATTACGCGGGGGTGGCCAAAGCCTTCGGCGTGAGGTCATATAAGATCGATGATCCAAAGAACATAATGCCGGTATTAAAAGAGGCTATGGAGTACAGCGGCCCGGTACTTATAGAGGTCCCCGTCCCTGATGAGACTGAACTTGTCCCGCCGGTGCCGAGATGGATCGAGAGTGCGGAGAAAAACGGCATACCCTGCTGTTACTGA
- a CDS encoding FCD domain-containing protein — protein MRSYQEDRINLMVLEAAETSNVPLGAGSVSIMLRERGIKISEAGAGRILRSLRERGFLKRVGFRGHVATHEGIKKLSSLRNAREAAGTLDILMNNSGNLKGHSMTDILTARKAIEREAAIQAALKATPEDIAKLEEVIEQQYREMERKSYYADISADFHREIMRIARIPLLKIMYEFIGLSVEWQIFFIETFRIYDTPLNVSHENILKAIKERAPRKAADLMEEHLTDVIENVGNFTALQMKLERGGMN, from the coding sequence TTGCGTTCATACCAGGAGGACCGGATCAACCTGATGGTCCTTGAAGCGGCAGAGACCTCGAATGTCCCCCTCGGAGCAGGTTCTGTCTCCATAATGCTCCGGGAGAGGGGAATAAAGATCAGCGAGGCGGGAGCAGGAAGGATCCTGAGATCGCTCAGAGAAAGAGGCTTCCTGAAAAGGGTCGGCTTCAGAGGCCATGTCGCCACCCACGAGGGCATCAAAAAACTTTCCTCATTGCGGAATGCCAGGGAGGCAGCCGGGACATTGGATATTCTGATGAATAATTCAGGAAATCTTAAGGGCCATTCAATGACAGACATCCTTACGGCAAGAAAGGCGATCGAACGGGAGGCGGCCATCCAGGCCGCTCTCAAAGCCACGCCCGAAGACATTGCAAAACTTGAGGAGGTCATCGAACAGCAGTACAGAGAGATGGAGAGGAAGAGCTATTATGCCGACATCTCCGCTGATTTTCACCGGGAGATCATGAGGATAGCGCGCATACCTCTTCTCAAAATTATGTATGAATTCATAGGGCTTTCGGTCGAATGGCAGATCTTCTTCATCGAGACCTTCAGGATCTATGATACCCCGCTCAATGTATCCCACGAAAATATACTGAAGGCAATAAAGGAGAGGGCCCCCCGAAAGGCTGCGGACCTGATGGAAGAACATCTGACGGATGTGATAGAAAATGTGGGCAATTTTACGGCTTTGCAGATGAAATTGGAAAGAGGGGGCATGAATTGA
- a CDS encoding rubrerythrin family protein: MEIKGSRTEKNLWEAFAGESMARNKYTYFASVAKKEGYEQIAAIFLETADNEKEHAKLHFKALSGIGSTAENLVEAAEGENYEWNDMYPRMAKEAEEEGFRELAEMFRNIAKVEAEHEKRYKEFAKNLEEGHVFLKDGKVFWKCRNCGAIFECAEAPQKCPVCNHPQAHFEIRAKNW; encoded by the coding sequence ATGGAAATCAAAGGAAGCAGGACAGAGAAGAACCTGTGGGAAGCTTTTGCAGGGGAGTCAATGGCGCGCAACAAATACACCTATTTTGCATCTGTTGCAAAAAAAGAAGGATACGAACAGATAGCCGCCATTTTCCTTGAGACGGCCGACAACGAGAAGGAGCATGCGAAACTCCACTTCAAGGCACTTTCAGGCATCGGTTCGACAGCAGAGAACCTAGTGGAGGCTGCTGAAGGCGAAAATTACGAGTGGAACGACATGTACCCGAGGATGGCAAAAGAGGCCGAGGAAGAGGGCTTCAGGGAACTTGCGGAAATGTTCAGAAACATCGCCAAGGTGGAGGCAGAACACGAAAAGCGATACAAAGAATTCGCGAAAAACCTCGAAGAGGGGCATGTCTTTCTGAAGGACGGAAAGGTATTCTGGAAATGCCGCAACTGCGGGGCGATCTTCGAATGCGCGGAAGCTCCCCAAAAATGCCCGGTCTGCAATCATCCGCAGGCGCACTTCGAGATCCGGGCCAAAAACTGGTAA
- a CDS encoding 2-oxoacid:acceptor oxidoreductase subunit alpha has product MEKIHAPGSEVTISFCAAAGLGLQTAEDLARQMLTKAGYYVFSTREYMSRVRGGNNSTQIRVSGKPVRAYLDRIDWLFALSPQLRPNITENITDDTKILGDASAMEKEIASLGRKMIDLDLAKRASDLGSPKFSSMIVAGFIAGIFMLGEDSADIFIEKRFKDPDLSGKNKKAFRVGHELGKDHVGGRPILQVPAKPENDEVFLDGNSAVALGAASAGCNYITAYPMSPGTGVFSYFAKNAKLFSAVVEQVEDEISAINMVVGAAYAGARAMTTTSGGGFVLMCEGLSLAGITETPVVVHLAQRPGPATGLATRTEQADLELALYAGHGEFPRALYAPVNVESAFRIAGHAFHTAHKYQVQTVILTDQYLLDTGYDVKRPDPSYVPAPISPVKTGINYKRYAFPAEGEYVSPFGVPGYGGGFVSFDSHEHTEDAHITEDRILRKRMVEKRLKKMEAMKMEALPPIVIGPEKYDTAVVCWGSVFEPLKEAMEILGSRNTVLVACEQVYPLSEELWRIIKSPCRKIFVEGNATGQFSRVVRSQTGTGADELILKYNGFQFTVEELAAELGSLLGAKS; this is encoded by the coding sequence ATGGAAAAGATCCATGCACCCGGATCTGAGGTGACCATTTCTTTTTGCGCAGCGGCGGGGCTGGGACTTCAGACTGCCGAAGACCTTGCCAGGCAGATGCTCACAAAAGCCGGGTATTATGTATTCTCCACCCGGGAATACATGTCGAGGGTTAGAGGAGGAAACAATTCCACCCAGATAAGAGTATCCGGCAAACCTGTAAGAGCGTACCTTGACCGAATAGACTGGCTCTTTGCCCTCTCTCCGCAGCTTCGCCCGAACATAACCGAAAATATCACCGATGATACGAAGATATTGGGAGATGCTTCGGCAATGGAGAAAGAGATCGCTTCATTAGGCAGGAAAATGATAGACCTGGATCTTGCCAAAAGGGCGTCAGACCTTGGGAGTCCGAAATTCTCCTCAATGATAGTCGCTGGTTTCATAGCGGGTATCTTCATGCTGGGAGAAGATTCTGCAGATATTTTCATAGAAAAGCGCTTTAAGGATCCCGATCTTTCGGGCAAAAACAAGAAGGCTTTCAGGGTCGGACACGAGCTTGGAAAGGATCACGTCGGAGGAAGGCCGATCCTTCAAGTGCCGGCCAAGCCTGAAAATGACGAAGTCTTTCTCGATGGCAACAGCGCAGTGGCACTTGGGGCCGCCTCCGCGGGATGTAATTACATAACTGCCTACCCGATGTCGCCCGGCACCGGGGTCTTCTCATATTTTGCAAAGAATGCCAAACTTTTTTCTGCTGTAGTCGAGCAGGTGGAGGATGAGATCTCTGCGATAAACATGGTCGTAGGGGCCGCTTATGCAGGAGCAAGGGCCATGACTACCACTTCGGGAGGCGGATTTGTACTGATGTGCGAAGGCCTGAGCCTTGCAGGAATAACCGAGACTCCGGTAGTGGTCCACCTGGCGCAGCGGCCCGGACCTGCGACCGGACTTGCCACAAGGACGGAACAGGCTGACCTTGAACTTGCTCTCTACGCGGGACACGGAGAATTCCCGCGCGCGCTCTACGCCCCGGTAAACGTTGAGAGCGCTTTCAGGATCGCAGGACATGCATTCCATACTGCTCACAAGTACCAGGTACAAACCGTCATACTGACTGACCAGTACCTTCTTGATACAGGCTATGATGTAAAGAGGCCCGATCCCTCTTATGTGCCTGCACCCATATCACCTGTCAAGACTGGCATCAACTACAAAAGATATGCCTTCCCTGCCGAAGGCGAGTATGTGTCGCCCTTCGGAGTGCCGGGATACGGAGGAGGGTTCGTGTCTTTCGACAGCCATGAACATACCGAGGATGCCCATATAACCGAGGACAGGATCCTGAGGAAGCGTATGGTCGAAAAAAGGCTGAAAAAAATGGAGGCCATGAAGATGGAAGCGCTGCCTCCCATAGTCATAGGCCCCGAAAAATATGATACAGCCGTCGTATGCTGGGGGTCGGTATTCGAGCCTTTAAAGGAGGCGATGGAGATACTTGGCAGCAGGAACACCGTTCTCGTTGCCTGTGAGCAGGTTTATCCGCTCTCTGAGGAACTGTGGCGGATAATCAAATCTCCCTGCAGGAAGATATTCGTCGAAGGCAATGCCACAGGACAATTCTCCCGTGTCGTACGTTCACAGACGGGCACAGGAGCCGACGAACTTATTCTTAAATATAACGGATTCCAGTTCACAGTCGAAGAGCTTGCTGCAGAGCTTGGCAGCCTCCTCGGCGCAAAGTCATAG
- a CDS encoding thiamine pyrophosphate-dependent enzyme has product MIRTAFDYTGEISWCPGCGDYKILESLKTALDELGLDPHEVVVASGIGQAAKMPHYIKCHCVNGLHGRSLPLAAGIKASNRALTVIAVGGDGDMYGEGGNHFMHAIRRNPDITNIVCNNMIYGLTKGQGSPTTAIGMKTSTQPFGVTSKPLNPLLLALSCGATFVARASAADADRTKNIIVKAIKHKGYALVDIFQPCVSFNKVNTWQWLSKSTKWLDEDRDASDKLEAMRLSMETDPYPLGIIYRSEHEKTFEENQAPYETGDDTPLYARTPALENIRKLLD; this is encoded by the coding sequence ATGATCAGGACAGCATTTGATTACACAGGCGAGATATCATGGTGCCCGGGCTGCGGTGACTATAAGATCCTGGAGTCTCTCAAGACGGCCCTGGATGAACTCGGACTGGATCCGCATGAGGTGGTGGTCGCTTCGGGAATAGGGCAGGCAGCCAAGATGCCGCATTATATCAAGTGCCACTGCGTAAACGGCCTTCACGGCCGTTCCCTTCCCCTCGCCGCAGGCATAAAGGCCTCCAACAGAGCCCTCACGGTCATTGCCGTGGGCGGCGACGGCGACATGTACGGAGAGGGCGGGAACCACTTTATGCATGCCATAAGGAGAAATCCCGACATCACCAATATCGTATGCAACAACATGATATACGGCCTCACAAAGGGGCAGGGATCCCCCACGACAGCTATAGGCATGAAGACCTCTACCCAGCCCTTCGGCGTTACGAGCAAGCCGCTGAATCCGCTGCTGCTGGCGCTTTCCTGCGGGGCGACATTTGTGGCCCGCGCATCGGCCGCCGATGCGGATAGAACTAAGAATATCATTGTGAAGGCGATAAAGCACAAGGGTTACGCACTGGTGGACATATTCCAGCCATGTGTCTCATTCAACAAGGTGAACACCTGGCAGTGGCTCTCAAAGAGCACCAAATGGCTCGATGAGGACAGGGATGCGTCAGACAAACTGGAGGCGATGAGGCTCTCAATGGAGACGGACCCCTACCCGCTCGGGATAATATACAGAAGCGAACACGAAAAGACTTTCGAAGAGAACCAGGCCCCCTATGAAACCGGCGACGATACCCCCCTGTACGCGAGGACGCCCGCTCTTGAGAACATTAGGAAGCTCCTTGACTGA
- the pdxT gene encoding pyridoxal 5'-phosphate synthase glutaminase subunit PdxT, whose amino-acid sequence MGKIFTVGVVAVQGAFEEHCSALGRLGVSVREIRSSLDLSQNIDGLIFPGGESTAQGKLLRESGLFDLILPLIRGGLPVYGTCAGMVLLAKRIENDDRKHFAVMDIAVRRNAYGRQLGSFMTTGDFAGMGDIPMSFIRAPYISSAGKDVVVLSSEDGAITAAREANMLVTSFHPEVTDDLTVHSYFLSMIP is encoded by the coding sequence ATGGGAAAAATTTTCACCGTAGGGGTAGTTGCTGTCCAGGGAGCTTTTGAGGAACACTGTTCAGCTCTTGGCAGACTTGGGGTGTCGGTCAGGGAGATACGCTCCTCCTTGGATCTTTCCCAAAATATTGACGGGCTGATCTTCCCCGGAGGAGAGAGCACCGCTCAGGGCAAACTGCTCCGGGAATCGGGGCTTTTCGATTTGATCCTGCCGCTGATAAGGGGAGGGCTTCCTGTATATGGCACATGCGCGGGGATGGTACTCCTGGCTAAAAGGATAGAGAACGACGACAGGAAGCACTTTGCAGTAATGGATATAGCCGTAAGGCGCAATGCGTACGGAAGACAGCTGGGAAGCTTCATGACAACCGGGGATTTTGCAGGAATGGGAGATATTCCGATGTCTTTCATAAGGGCTCCCTACATATCCTCGGCAGGAAAAGATGTTGTCGTGCTTTCCTCCGAAGATGGGGCGATAACGGCGGCAAGAGAGGCCAACATGCTCGTTACATCTTTCCATCCCGAGGTCACCGATGATCTTACAGTCCATTCCTACTTTCTTTCGATGATACCGTAG